A genomic region of Caldalkalibacillus thermarum contains the following coding sequences:
- the cobJ gene encoding precorrin-3B C(17)-methyltransferase, whose amino-acid sequence MSGKIMVVGFGPGDVKHMTYRAKEALEESDVIVGYKTYVDLIRPFLNGQEIISTGMTEEVSRAQAAVKKAEEGKKVAVISSGDAGLYGMAGLVYEVLIAKGWREETGVPVEIIPGISAINSCASLLGAPVMHDACTISLSDHLTPWELIKKRIEAAAMADFVIALYNPKSGRRTRQIVEAQQILLAHRSPDTPVGLVKSAYRQRQHVVLTTLKEMLEYEIGMLTTVIIGNSTTFVYDGKMITPRGYQRKYTLDREKQLLAPHERLRPEAEPWALNGPEKPAQAKAPETKSAEKKAGEQAPEKTPYQWAMEAWQRLEAQREGSVTIPEGNAIFNQGALNGQMEEIFEAAVSPGLANKQFKPEQLHKLAEVVGDKGSIRYSRHHQLLVEIPTSDPEQVVNQLKNVGLLVEPVGDVVQIKACDFCDGEKFDSIPYVEELHKRLGGLPVPKTLKIGFNGCGMACYGAVNDDIGIVYRKGRFDLFLGGKNISRTAHPGQPVAEGIPPEELVDLIERIVRFYAEEGHPNERFHKFFKRVKEIEGFKYQDMRPPITVEPVACGD is encoded by the coding sequence ATGTCGGGCAAAATCATGGTTGTGGGATTCGGTCCGGGGGATGTCAAGCACATGACTTACCGGGCCAAGGAAGCTTTAGAAGAAAGCGACGTGATTGTCGGTTACAAAACGTATGTGGACTTGATCCGCCCGTTTCTCAATGGTCAGGAGATTATCAGTACAGGCATGACAGAGGAAGTGTCCCGGGCCCAGGCCGCTGTTAAAAAAGCGGAAGAAGGGAAGAAAGTGGCGGTGATCTCCAGCGGTGACGCCGGCTTGTACGGAATGGCCGGACTGGTGTATGAAGTGCTGATCGCCAAAGGATGGCGGGAAGAAACAGGCGTGCCGGTGGAAATCATTCCGGGAATTTCGGCCATTAATTCTTGCGCCTCCCTGTTGGGGGCCCCGGTGATGCACGATGCCTGCACGATCAGCCTCAGTGACCATTTGACCCCGTGGGAGTTGATCAAAAAGCGGATTGAAGCGGCGGCCATGGCCGATTTCGTCATCGCTTTGTACAATCCCAAAAGCGGACGGCGGACCCGCCAAATCGTGGAGGCCCAGCAGATTTTGCTGGCCCATCGTTCACCGGACACACCGGTGGGCTTGGTCAAAAGTGCCTATCGCCAGCGGCAACATGTGGTGCTGACCACCTTGAAGGAGATGCTGGAGTACGAGATTGGCATGCTGACCACGGTGATTATCGGCAATTCCACCACCTTTGTCTACGACGGAAAAATGATTACGCCGCGGGGCTACCAGCGCAAATACACGCTGGACCGGGAAAAACAGCTGCTTGCTCCCCATGAGCGGCTGCGCCCGGAAGCGGAACCGTGGGCGTTAAATGGGCCGGAAAAGCCAGCACAAGCAAAAGCGCCTGAAACAAAGTCAGCAGAAAAGAAAGCAGGTGAACAAGCACCAGAGAAAACGCCTTACCAGTGGGCGATGGAAGCGTGGCAAAGACTCGAGGCCCAACGGGAAGGGAGCGTCACTATTCCGGAAGGGAACGCCATTTTCAATCAGGGTGCCCTTAATGGGCAAATGGAGGAAATTTTTGAAGCAGCGGTCAGCCCTGGCCTGGCCAATAAACAATTTAAGCCTGAACAATTGCACAAGTTGGCTGAGGTGGTTGGTGACAAAGGGTCCATCCGCTACAGCCGCCACCACCAGCTGCTGGTGGAAATCCCCACCAGCGATCCGGAGCAGGTGGTGAACCAATTAAAAAATGTTGGTTTGTTGGTGGAACCTGTGGGTGATGTGGTGCAAATCAAAGCCTGTGACTTTTGCGACGGGGAAAAGTTTGACTCCATTCCCTATGTGGAAGAGCTGCACAAGCGTCTGGGAGGCCTGCCGGTCCCCAAAACCTTAAAAATCGGGTTTAACGGCTGCGGCATGGCCTGCTACGGAGCAGTGAACGATGACATCGGCATTGTTTACCGCAAAGGACGTTTCGACCTGTTTTTAGGCGGAAAGAACATCAGCCGCACAGCGCATCCGGGACAGCCTGTGGCGGAGGGCATCCCCCCTGAAGAGCTGGTTGACCTGATTGAGCGCATCGTCCGTTTCTATGCTGAAGAAGGACATCCCAATGAGCGGTTCCATAAGTTTTTCAAGCGTGTCAAAGAAATTGAGGGTTTTAAATATCAAGATATGCGGCCGCCAATCACGGTGGAGCCGGTGGCTTGCGGAGATTAA
- a CDS encoding DUF1540 domain-containing protein has product MARDVFCEVSNCKYWEKGNKCAADAIYIVSHTGNQAADQKETDCKTFEPEV; this is encoded by the coding sequence ATGGCCAGAGATGTGTTTTGTGAAGTGAGCAACTGCAAATATTGGGAAAAAGGAAACAAATGTGCCGCAGACGCCATTTATATTGTCAGCCACACTGGCAACCAGGCTGCTGACCAAAAAGAAACCGATTGTAAAACCTTTGAGCCTGAGGTTTAA
- a CDS encoding acyl-CoA dehydrogenase family protein: MSDVKSFVRGGGFLIEDVTPEQVLTPEEFTEEHRMIAKTTEEFVLNEVRPVLEEIENHNFEHTVRLLRKAGELGLLGADIPEKYGGLGLDKISSSLITEYLSPGRSFALSFGAHVGIGTLPIVFFGNEEQKKKYLPALATGEKIAAYALTEPSSGSDALGAKTVAKLSDCGKYYILTGEKQWITNSGFADVFIVYAKVDGEKFTAFIVERDYEGVSTGPEEKKMGIKGSSTRTLILDEAKVPVENVLGEIGKGHVIAFNILNIGRYKLAVGCVGSTKHLLEISVKYAKERKQFKQPIANFNLIKNKLANMAIRTFVNESMVYRTTGLFEEKLGRLSEEEMENGLEVAKSIAEYAIECSINKVYGSEALDYVVDEAVQIHGGYGYMSEYEVENAYRDSRINRIFEGTNEINRLLIPATLMRKVMKGELDLLSKASGLQEELMMLMPQEPDENELLAKEKQHLEMAKKLFLMVAGTGVQKYQQELEKEQELLAHIADMVIEIYAMESAILRTEKAVLKNGEAKEQQKLDYTRVYVQEALQRLEGIARESLAAMEEGDTLRTMLAIVKKLTRHNPINTIEIKRRIANRIIEAEKYVV, from the coding sequence ATGAGCGATGTGAAATCCTTTGTCCGTGGCGGCGGCTTTCTCATCGAGGATGTCACGCCGGAGCAAGTGTTGACCCCGGAAGAATTTACTGAAGAGCACCGCATGATTGCCAAAACAACGGAAGAATTTGTGCTGAACGAAGTCAGACCGGTTCTGGAGGAAATAGAGAACCACAACTTTGAACACACGGTGCGCCTGTTGAGAAAGGCCGGAGAGCTGGGGCTCTTGGGTGCTGATATCCCGGAGAAATATGGCGGATTGGGCTTGGACAAAATCAGCTCCTCACTTATTACTGAATATTTGTCCCCGGGAAGGTCCTTTGCCCTCAGTTTCGGGGCCCACGTGGGCATCGGCACTTTGCCCATCGTTTTCTTCGGCAATGAGGAACAGAAGAAGAAGTATTTGCCGGCCCTGGCCACAGGCGAAAAAATTGCCGCTTACGCCCTGACCGAGCCCTCTTCCGGCTCCGATGCTTTGGGAGCAAAAACAGTGGCTAAATTAAGCGATTGCGGTAAATACTACATTTTGACCGGTGAGAAGCAATGGATCACCAACTCTGGATTCGCCGATGTCTTTATCGTCTATGCCAAAGTGGACGGGGAGAAATTTACGGCCTTTATCGTTGAGCGTGACTATGAGGGTGTCTCTACCGGTCCCGAAGAGAAGAAGATGGGTATTAAAGGGTCATCCACACGCACCTTGATCCTGGATGAAGCTAAAGTGCCCGTTGAAAACGTGCTGGGTGAGATCGGCAAAGGGCACGTGATCGCCTTTAACATTTTGAACATTGGACGCTACAAGCTGGCTGTGGGCTGCGTCGGCTCCACCAAGCACTTGCTGGAAATTTCGGTTAAATACGCGAAAGAGCGCAAGCAATTTAAACAGCCGATTGCCAATTTCAACCTGATTAAAAACAAATTGGCCAACATGGCCATCCGCACGTTTGTCAACGAAAGCATGGTGTACCGTACCACTGGCTTATTTGAGGAGAAACTGGGTCGCTTGAGTGAAGAAGAAATGGAAAACGGTCTGGAAGTGGCCAAATCCATTGCCGAATACGCCATTGAATGCTCCATTAACAAAGTATACGGCTCGGAAGCCCTCGACTATGTGGTGGATGAAGCAGTGCAGATCCACGGCGGTTACGGCTATATGAGCGAGTACGAGGTGGAGAATGCCTACCGTGATTCCCGTATTAATCGTATCTTTGAGGGCACCAATGAAATTAACCGTTTGCTCATTCCGGCCACGCTGATGCGCAAAGTGATGAAAGGGGAGCTGGATCTTTTGTCCAAAGCCAGCGGCCTGCAGGAAGAGCTGATGATGTTGATGCCCCAGGAGCCGGATGAAAATGAACTGCTGGCTAAAGAAAAACAGCATCTGGAGATGGCCAAAAAACTGTTCCTGATGGTAGCCGGCACCGGCGTGCAAAAGTATCAGCAAGAGCTGGAAAAAGAGCAGGAACTGTTGGCCCACATCGCTGACATGGTCATTGAAATTTACGCCATGGAAAGTGCCATCCTGAGAACGGAAAAAGCCGTGCTTAAAAATGGCGAAGCTAAGGAACAACAAAAACTGGATTATACCCGCGTCTATGTCCAGGAAGCCCTGCAGCGCCTGGAAGGGATCGCCAGGGAGAGTCTGGCTGCCATGGAAGAAGGGGACACCCTGCGTACCATGCTGGCCATTGTGAAAAAACTGACCCGACACAATCCGATCAATACCATTGAAATCAAACGGCGTATTGCCAACCGTATTATTGAAGCCGAAAAATATGTGGTTTAA
- a CDS encoding acetyl-CoA C-acetyltransferase, with amino-acid sequence MREAVIVAGARTPVGKAKKGSLKQVRPEDMGALVVKEAIKRAGDFDPALIEDIIIGCAFPEGEQGMNLARIIALRAGLPTTTPGITINRFCSSGLQAIAFAAEKIMLGHADVMIAGGVESMTRVPMGGHKVAPNPWLMENMPEAYMSMGHTAEEVARRFKVSREEQDAFAVRSHQRAAAAIKEGRFKEEIVPVPVTERYLDENGKVQEKSFIFDTDEGVRPNTTMEILATLKPVFHSQGTVTAGNASQTSDGAAAVVVMSREKAQELGLQPLIAFKAFAVGGVDPDIMGIGPVEAVPKALKLAGITLDDVGLVELNEAFASQSIQVIRHLGLDEEKVNVNGGAIALGHPLGCTGAKLTLSLAYEMRRRGERFGVVTMCIGGGMGAAGVFELCE; translated from the coding sequence GTGAGAGAAGCCGTGATTGTGGCGGGGGCCCGCACGCCGGTCGGCAAAGCGAAGAAGGGATCGTTGAAGCAGGTCCGGCCGGAAGATATGGGCGCTCTGGTTGTCAAGGAAGCGATCAAACGGGCAGGAGATTTTGATCCGGCCTTAATCGAAGACATCATAATTGGTTGTGCTTTCCCTGAAGGGGAGCAGGGCATGAATCTGGCCCGCATCATTGCCTTGCGTGCCGGACTGCCCACCACCACGCCGGGTATCACCATTAACCGTTTTTGTTCCTCAGGTTTGCAGGCGATCGCTTTTGCGGCGGAAAAAATCATGCTGGGCCATGCTGACGTCATGATTGCCGGCGGGGTGGAAAGCATGACCCGCGTCCCTATGGGCGGCCATAAAGTGGCCCCCAATCCCTGGCTGATGGAGAACATGCCTGAAGCCTACATGAGCATGGGACATACCGCTGAAGAGGTGGCCCGCCGCTTTAAGGTCAGCCGTGAAGAACAGGATGCTTTCGCGGTCCGCAGCCACCAGCGGGCAGCAGCAGCGATCAAGGAAGGGCGCTTCAAGGAGGAAATTGTTCCCGTGCCTGTCACCGAGCGTTATCTGGATGAAAACGGCAAGGTGCAGGAGAAGAGCTTCATTTTTGACACCGATGAAGGGGTGCGTCCCAACACCACCATGGAGATTTTGGCCACGCTGAAACCGGTGTTCCATTCCCAGGGCACGGTAACCGCCGGCAATGCCTCCCAAACCAGTGACGGGGCAGCGGCAGTGGTCGTGATGAGCCGCGAAAAGGCTCAGGAGCTGGGGCTTCAACCGCTCATCGCCTTTAAAGCTTTTGCTGTTGGCGGCGTTGATCCGGACATTATGGGGATTGGCCCGGTGGAAGCGGTGCCGAAAGCCCTCAAGCTGGCTGGCATCACCCTGGATGATGTGGGGTTGGTGGAACTGAATGAAGCTTTTGCTTCCCAGTCCATTCAGGTTATTCGCCATCTGGGGCTGGATGAAGAGAAAGTGAATGTGAACGGAGGGGCGATCGCCCTGGGCCATCCGCTGGGCTGCACAGGGGCCAAACTGACCCTTTCCTTGGCCTATGAAATGAGACGGCGCGGCGAGCGATTTGGCGTTGTAACCATGTGTATCGGCGGCGGTATGGGCGCAGCCGGCGTCTTTGAATTATGTGAATAA
- a CDS encoding 3-hydroxyacyl-CoA dehydrogenase/enoyl-CoA hydratase family protein has product MAYRINKAAVIGSGVMGAGIAAHLANVGIPVYMFDIVPQSLTEEEQQKGLTLEDRAVRNRIAEENRQKLLKQKPSPLFDKRRIDLITACNLEDDLDKLKEVDWIVEVVVERLDVKRDVLAKIEPYRKENAIVSTNTSGISVEAMSEGRSEEFRRHFLGTHFFNPPRYLKLLEVIPTAKTDPEVVQFMKDFGEKVLGKGVVLAKDTPNFIANRIGCYGLMVTVEEMMKGGYSVGEVDSVTGPVIGRPKSATFRTLDVVGLDTFAHVAHNVRENVSDPAEQEVFRLPDFMAQMVDKGWIGAKAGQGFFKKVKGDKGSEILELDYNTMEYVPRKKLNAPSVQQSKSKKDLAEKLRTIVYAKDRAGELVWNIMKRVLLYSADKLGEIADDIVSIDRAMKWGFGWEMGPFETWDAIGLEKSVARMEQEGEKVPGWIKTMLAKGQTSFYNREQGKTFYISHGEYKLVEERPEEISLASLKEQGKVIKKNAGASLIDIGDGVALLEFHSPNNAIGADIIHMLHFSLEEVARNYEGLVIGNQGKNFCVGANLMLLLMEAQEMNWPEIDFMVRQFQQATTAIRYSEKPVVVAPFAMTLGGGTEFCLPAARIQAAAETYMGLVEVGVGLIPGGGGNKEMLYRLYDSVPDKADVDLQQLVNLAFETIAMAKVSTSAEEARQYQFIRPQDGISINQSFLIYEAKQKVLELARAGYRPPQPKKIPVVGREGKAVLMLGAYTFKKGGQISDHDYKIAEKLAHVLSGGDLPQGTLVDEQYLLDIEREAFLSLCGEPKTQQRMHYMLTKGKPLRN; this is encoded by the coding sequence ATGGCTTATCGCATCAACAAAGCGGCCGTCATTGGGTCCGGTGTGATGGGTGCCGGCATCGCTGCCCATCTGGCTAATGTAGGTATACCGGTGTACATGTTTGATATTGTGCCGCAATCATTGACAGAAGAAGAGCAGCAAAAGGGGTTAACACTGGAGGACAGAGCGGTGCGCAACCGGATTGCCGAAGAGAACCGGCAAAAGCTGTTGAAACAAAAACCGTCACCCCTGTTTGATAAAAGGCGGATTGACTTGATTACCGCCTGCAATCTGGAGGATGACCTGGACAAACTGAAAGAAGTGGACTGGATTGTGGAAGTGGTGGTGGAGCGCTTGGATGTCAAGCGAGATGTTCTGGCCAAAATAGAGCCTTACCGCAAAGAAAATGCGATTGTCTCCACCAACACGTCCGGCATTTCAGTGGAAGCGATGAGCGAGGGGCGCTCTGAGGAATTCCGCAGGCATTTTCTGGGCACTCACTTTTTCAACCCGCCCCGTTATCTGAAGCTGTTGGAAGTGATTCCGACCGCCAAAACGGATCCTGAAGTTGTCCAATTTATGAAAGATTTTGGTGAAAAAGTGCTGGGCAAAGGGGTAGTGCTGGCCAAAGATACGCCCAATTTTATCGCTAACCGCATCGGCTGCTACGGCTTGATGGTGACCGTGGAAGAGATGATGAAAGGCGGTTACAGTGTGGGCGAAGTGGACTCTGTCACGGGTCCAGTCATCGGGCGCCCCAAAAGTGCCACCTTCCGCACCTTAGATGTGGTTGGTCTGGATACCTTTGCCCATGTGGCCCATAACGTGCGGGAAAATGTGAGTGACCCGGCCGAGCAAGAGGTTTTCAGGCTGCCGGATTTTATGGCGCAAATGGTGGATAAAGGCTGGATTGGTGCGAAAGCAGGGCAAGGCTTTTTCAAAAAAGTAAAGGGGGACAAAGGCAGCGAAATCCTGGAGTTGGATTACAACACCATGGAATATGTGCCCCGTAAGAAGTTAAACGCCCCTTCAGTGCAACAAAGCAAAAGCAAAAAAGATCTGGCCGAAAAGCTTAGAACGATTGTCTATGCCAAGGACCGGGCCGGTGAGTTGGTCTGGAACATTATGAAACGGGTGCTGCTCTATTCGGCCGATAAACTGGGCGAGATTGCCGATGATATTGTCAGCATTGACCGGGCCATGAAATGGGGTTTCGGCTGGGAAATGGGCCCGTTTGAAACATGGGATGCCATCGGTCTGGAAAAATCGGTAGCCCGCATGGAACAGGAAGGAGAAAAGGTGCCCGGATGGATCAAAACAATGCTGGCCAAGGGGCAAACCTCATTCTACAACCGCGAACAGGGTAAAACATTCTATATCAGCCATGGTGAGTATAAGCTGGTGGAAGAGCGGCCGGAAGAGATCTCCCTGGCTTCCTTAAAAGAACAAGGCAAAGTCATTAAGAAAAATGCCGGAGCCAGCTTGATTGATATCGGTGATGGCGTCGCTTTGTTAGAGTTCCATTCCCCGAACAATGCCATTGGGGCTGACATTATCCACATGCTTCACTTCAGCCTGGAGGAAGTGGCCAGAAACTATGAAGGACTGGTCATTGGCAACCAGGGCAAAAACTTCTGTGTGGGCGCCAACTTGATGCTCTTGCTCATGGAAGCCCAGGAAATGAACTGGCCGGAAATTGATTTCATGGTGCGCCAGTTCCAGCAAGCGACCACAGCGATCCGTTACAGTGAAAAACCGGTGGTCGTCGCTCCGTTTGCCATGACGCTCGGTGGCGGAACTGAGTTCTGTCTGCCTGCAGCCCGCATTCAGGCAGCCGCCGAAACCTATATGGGTCTGGTTGAAGTGGGCGTGGGCCTGATACCCGGGGGCGGAGGCAATAAAGAGATGCTGTACCGCCTGTATGACAGTGTGCCGGACAAGGCCGATGTGGATCTGCAGCAGCTGGTCAACCTTGCTTTTGAAACCATTGCCATGGCCAAAGTGTCGACCAGTGCCGAAGAAGCTCGCCAGTATCAGTTTATCCGGCCCCAAGACGGGATCAGCATCAATCAAAGTTTCTTGATCTACGAGGCCAAGCAGAAAGTGCTGGAGCTGGCCCGGGCAGGTTATCGTCCGCCCCAGCCCAAAAAGATTCCGGTTGTTGGACGGGAAGGAAAAGCGGTGTTGATGTTGGGAGCCTATACCTTCAAGAAAGGCGGCCAGATCAGCGACCATGACTATAAAATTGCCGAGAAACTGGCCCACGTCTTAAGCGGAGGCGATCTGCCGCAAGGAACCCTGGTGGATGAACAGTATTTGCTGGATATTGAGCGGGAAGCATTCTTAAGCTTGTGCGGTGAGCCAAAGACACAACAGCGCATGCACTATATGCTGACCAAAGGCAAGCCGCTCAGAAACTAA
- a CDS encoding S9 family peptidase — protein MRKRPLEAEDLFKLKLVGDPQVSPGGDKVAYVLTQMDLEKDGYTSSVYVSDWRDAGKQWTHYHSGERLVQDKHPRWSPDGKLLAFLSNRTGKEQVWIMPVSGGEAQPLTNVPQGVRQFVWSPDGKKMALSIRGDINTDQEETTKSDVKQVARLRYKADGTGLFDDKRLHIYIFDLQTRHYERITDERFDFMEPVFSPDGMKLAYIGSKAEDQEWNYLPAIWLYDLKTGEEQCLYQGQGRIQGLSYSPDGRWIAFVGHDKGEISSANLNVWVVSTQTGEARNVSEHLDYTAEDVIGVDAKYDTGRLRPLWDSTSTNLYFVATVRGDVRLFKTNLSGEVSGPHSPAGHTITSFDLIDDDHAVFIQAHPHSPGDVVVQSLDKIEDQKQLTDWNGALLRDEIALSTPEKIEYTSVDGWKIEGWILKPYGFDPNKKYPLILQIHGGPHTAYGNGFHHEMQWMAARGYVVLYTNPRGSHGYGQRFVEACVGDWAGKDYEDIMAGVDYVLKCYDFVDEAQLFVTGGSYGGYMTNMIVTKTNRFKAAVTQRCLSNLYSFYGTSDIGFYFGKWQLGGADLWEDEDKIMAFSPIRYARNVKTPVLIMHSEQDLRCPMEQAEQWYVALRRLGVKTKLIRFPDENHDLSRSGKPKHRLERLHHILNWFEEHRERGKSN, from the coding sequence ATGCGTAAACGGCCCCTTGAGGCTGAAGATTTGTTTAAATTAAAACTGGTGGGGGATCCCCAAGTGTCTCCCGGCGGTGACAAAGTGGCTTATGTCTTAACCCAAATGGACCTTGAGAAAGACGGCTATACGTCTTCAGTGTATGTAAGCGACTGGCGTGATGCAGGGAAACAGTGGACCCATTACCATAGCGGGGAACGTTTAGTGCAGGACAAACATCCCCGGTGGTCACCTGACGGGAAGCTGCTTGCGTTTCTGTCCAACCGGACAGGAAAAGAGCAGGTGTGGATCATGCCTGTTTCGGGAGGAGAAGCCCAGCCCCTGACCAATGTCCCGCAAGGTGTGCGTCAATTTGTCTGGTCTCCTGATGGGAAGAAGATGGCCCTCTCGATTCGCGGGGATATTAACACGGACCAGGAGGAAACAACAAAAAGCGATGTGAAACAGGTGGCCCGGCTAAGATATAAAGCAGACGGTACCGGCCTTTTTGACGACAAGCGGCTGCATATCTACATCTTTGATTTACAGACGCGCCACTATGAGCGGATTACAGATGAGCGCTTTGATTTTATGGAGCCGGTCTTTTCACCGGACGGAATGAAACTGGCCTATATCGGGTCTAAAGCAGAAGATCAGGAATGGAATTATCTTCCTGCTATTTGGCTGTACGATTTGAAGACGGGTGAAGAACAGTGTTTATATCAAGGCCAGGGCCGGATTCAAGGGTTGTCTTACTCTCCTGACGGGCGCTGGATCGCATTTGTTGGGCATGACAAAGGGGAGATCAGTTCAGCTAATCTGAATGTGTGGGTGGTATCCACGCAAACGGGTGAAGCCCGTAATGTGTCCGAACATTTGGATTATACGGCCGAAGATGTTATTGGCGTAGACGCCAAATATGATACCGGGCGCCTGAGACCGCTGTGGGATTCCACCTCGACCAACCTTTATTTTGTCGCTACAGTCAGAGGAGATGTGCGCTTGTTTAAGACCAACCTGAGCGGCGAGGTGTCAGGACCGCACAGTCCTGCTGGGCATACCATTACCTCCTTTGATTTGATCGATGATGATCACGCAGTCTTCATTCAAGCCCATCCCCATTCACCGGGGGATGTGGTCGTTCAATCTTTAGATAAGATAGAAGATCAAAAACAGCTTACCGATTGGAACGGGGCCTTGTTAAGGGACGAGATCGCCCTCAGCACACCGGAAAAAATTGAATATACAAGCGTGGATGGGTGGAAGATTGAAGGGTGGATTTTAAAGCCTTATGGGTTTGACCCGAATAAGAAATATCCGCTCATTCTGCAGATACACGGGGGACCTCATACCGCCTATGGCAACGGGTTTCATCATGAAATGCAGTGGATGGCGGCGAGAGGGTATGTGGTGCTGTATACCAATCCGCGCGGCAGCCACGGTTACGGCCAACGATTCGTTGAAGCTTGTGTGGGGGATTGGGCCGGTAAAGATTATGAAGACATCATGGCCGGGGTCGACTATGTGTTGAAGTGCTATGATTTCGTTGATGAGGCCCAATTGTTTGTGACAGGGGGCAGTTACGGTGGGTATATGACCAACATGATTGTGACCAAAACCAACCGGTTTAAAGCAGCCGTGACCCAGCGCTGTCTCTCCAACTTGTACAGCTTCTATGGCACCAGCGACATCGGATTTTATTTTGGCAAGTGGCAGTTAGGAGGGGCAGATTTATGGGAAGATGAGGATAAAATCATGGCTTTCTCGCCTATACGCTACGCCCGCAATGTGAAAACGCCCGTTTTGATCATGCATAGTGAGCAAGATCTCCGTTGTCCGATGGAACAGGCCGAACAGTGGTATGTGGCTCTGCGCCGGCTTGGCGTCAAAACCAAACTGATCCGCTTCCCTGATGAAAATCATGATTTGTCCCGTTCAGGAAAGCCCAAGCACCGGCTGGAACGGTTACACCATATTTTAAACTGGTTTGAAGAGCACAGGGAAAGGGGAAAAAGCAATTAA
- a CDS encoding EYxxD motif small membrane protein, whose protein sequence is MSPRDHMIMELSNDYAFVILTIVGVIGVLLYVYRRRKKDREQAGD, encoded by the coding sequence ATGAGTCCTAGAGACCACATGATTATGGAGCTGTCCAATGATTATGCCTTTGTGATCTTGACCATTGTGGGCGTGATTGGTGTACTGTTGTATGTTTATCGCAGGCGGAAGAAAGACCGGGAACAAGCTGGCGATTAA
- a CDS encoding YgaP family membrane protein translates to MKKNVGTFDAIMRITFGLTGLAWGTAQMVRHPNRGFPMVVTMASAMKVAEGVTRYCPMLAMLNMTSTRMLTPDRPRQAPRDYEASDAGYYKGN, encoded by the coding sequence ATGAAAAAGAATGTGGGTACGTTTGATGCCATTATGCGTATCACCTTTGGCTTGACTGGTTTAGCTTGGGGAACTGCCCAAATGGTTCGTCATCCCAACCGGGGATTTCCCATGGTCGTCACAATGGCTTCAGCGATGAAAGTGGCCGAAGGTGTGACCCGTTATTGCCCGATGCTGGCCATGTTGAACATGACTTCCACACGCATGTTGACCCCGGACAGACCAAGGCAAGCACCCAGGGACTATGAAGCGTCTGACGCCGGATATTACAAAGGGAATTAA
- the hemE gene encoding uroporphyrinogen decarboxylase — protein MTKSNTFNDTFLKACRKEHVCQLPVWYMRQAGRYDPEYRKIKEKYSLLEICAQPELAAEVTLMPVRKLGVDAAILYSDIMNPVASIGIQFDIVKNVGPVIHNPVRTKADIERLKPIQVEEDLGHVLQTIRILKRELSVPLIGFAGAPFTIASYIIEGRPSKNYLRTKQLMYSEPELWRQLMDKLGHMVSTYLRAQIKAGADAVQVFDSWVGALSPADFSAFVLPAIQGIFERLADLNAPKIYFPGVASGELLPYLRHIKADVISVDWRVEISEARKRLGPAFAVQGNLDPMVLTAPWPVIERYAKTIIDQVGRQPGYIFNLGHGLFPEAPLDKLKQLTAFVHEYSATLLQQPAH, from the coding sequence ATGACAAAATCCAACACTTTTAATGACACGTTCCTAAAGGCCTGCCGCAAGGAACATGTGTGTCAGCTGCCGGTATGGTATATGCGCCAGGCCGGACGCTATGATCCCGAGTACAGGAAAATTAAAGAAAAGTACTCGCTCCTAGAAATTTGTGCCCAGCCTGAGCTTGCCGCAGAAGTGACCCTGATGCCGGTGCGCAAACTGGGTGTAGACGCCGCCATTTTATATTCGGACATTATGAACCCTGTCGCTTCCATCGGCATTCAATTTGACATTGTCAAAAATGTGGGCCCTGTCATTCATAATCCCGTACGGACCAAAGCGGACATTGAGCGGCTCAAGCCCATTCAGGTGGAAGAAGATCTGGGCCATGTCCTGCAGACGATCCGCATCCTGAAACGGGAGTTATCCGTCCCGTTGATCGGTTTTGCCGGTGCCCCCTTCACCATTGCCAGCTACATTATTGAAGGGCGCCCATCTAAAAATTACCTCCGGACCAAACAGCTCATGTACAGCGAACCGGAACTTTGGCGGCAACTGATGGACAAGCTGGGTCACATGGTCAGCACCTACCTGCGGGCGCAAATCAAAGCCGGTGCGGATGCAGTGCAAGTGTTTGACAGCTGGGTTGGCGCCCTCTCTCCTGCCGATTTCAGCGCTTTTGTACTGCCTGCCATCCAAGGTATTTTTGAACGTTTAGCCGATTTAAACGCCCCCAAAATCTATTTTCCCGGTGTAGCCTCGGGCGAGCTGCTGCCCTATTTGCGACACATCAAAGCCGACGTGATCAGTGTGGACTGGCGGGTGGAGATCAGCGAAGCCCGCAAACGCCTTGGACCAGCATTCGCTGTGCAAGGCAATCTCGATCCCATGGTGTTAACCGCCCCTTGGCCTGTCATTGAACGTTACGCCAAAACGATCATTGATCAGGTGGGCCGCCAACCGGGCTACATTTTTAACCTGGGACACGGTTTATTTCCGGAAGCTCCCCTTGATAAACTGAAACAATTGACTGCGTTTGTCCATGAATATTCCGCGACTCTCTTGCAACAACCGGCGCATTAA